The stretch of DNA TCAAAGCAGTTAAATCTTCCGACTCAAATAACTCATCACTACTGTCAGCTTCAGCTTCTGACATCAAAGCATCTAAATCAGAGTCAGATAAATTAGGTTCCTCAAATTGCTCATTACTACTATCAGTTTCGGTTTCAAACATTAAAGCCTCTAAATCTGTCTGCGATAAATCAGTTTCAGACTCAGGCATCAAAGCAGTTAAACTGTCTTCTGTTAAATCAGTTTGATCGCTAAAATTTGTATTGGTAGCGTCTAATTGAGTTGATAAATCAAAAAATTCTTGTGTATTTGTTAATTCGTTTGAGAAAGATACTGGAAGATTAACAAATTCGTTTACTTCCTCTGCTTCTGCTGGTTGATCTTGATCTTCTATATAATTTTCTATATTGGCTTTTGTAGAAGTAAAAATAGGTTCTAATTGTTCCTGCGATTCGATTGCAGTTTGTAAATGTTGATTATCTAATAGTAATTGTTGCTTTTGCTCCTCAAGCTCGATAATAGATTGATTAAATTCTTGTTGCTGTTGTTGAGCTTGAGCTACTTGATAAGTAAATTGTTCTAATTGAGAATATTGAGCAGCGAGATGAGCTTCTAATTCTTGTTTTTCTAATTGTAGAGAGGCTAGGTTGTGATTATATTGTTCTTGTAGTTGTTGAATTTGAGCTTGTAAATTTTGACTTTCGGCTTCTAATTGTTGTTTTTGGTTTTCAAACTCGCTGATAGATTGATTAATGTTTTCTTGTTGAATTTGATCTGCTTGATAGGTAAATTGTTCCAATTGAGAATGTTGAGCAGCGAGATGAGCTTCTAATTCTTGTTTTTCTAATTGTAGAGAGGCTAGGTTGTGATTATATTGTTCTTGTTGTTCTTGTAGTTGTTGAATTTGAGCTTGTAAATTTTGACTTTCGGCTTCTAATTGTTGTTTTTGTGGTTCTATCTCTTGAATTTGAGTTTGCCAATGATTGACTTCTGTTTCTAATTGCTGTTTTTGACCATTTAAATCGGCAATAATACTGAGAAGTTGATCGTGTTCTGTTTGTAGAGAATTAATGTTTGCTTCTACTTCTTGCATTCTATTAGTTTTTTCAGAAATAGAAAGCCTTAATTGATTTTCTTGAACTTGAAGTTCTTTAATTTCTGCTTCTGTTGATGTAGAAATTAAATTATCTTGTTCTGTTCTTTTTTTGTTACTAACTAATATTCCTGTTAAACCAGCAGTACCAGCTAATCCGCCTGTAATTAAAGCTTTTTTAACATCTTTGTCATTGACAAGCATTCCAACGCCAAAACTGACTCCGAAAGCTATTGAACTAAACAGAATCTTATTAATTAATTTAGTTGATTCCATCTTTCTTAATATGTTTAAGCTAACTTTTCAGTTTAGAAATCTAGGCTAACTATAGACTCGAGTAAGTTTGAGTTAGCTTGTTCTAATCAACTGCGGAATCATACAATCAAGTAGAATTAAGATGGCAAGAGTTTTTGATAATAATCAAATTATGAGTTATTCAAAATTTTTTGCCTCTATTCCCTTTGATCGATAGTTAATTTCCATAGTCTTATTGGAAGAGTTCCCAAATATCGATTTAAAATTAACAAAATTTTGCAGACTAATCTGATTGAGTAATAGCTAATTCTGCTTTAAGGTAATCAATAAACTGTCTAGCAGTACGTCCAGAACGTCCATTATGACGAGTAGCCCATTGTTTAGCACGAAATTCTAATTGTTCTTGAGGAAAATTAATGTTGGCTTGTTGAGCTAAATGTTTAATAATTTGTAAGTAAGTATCTTGATTAGCGGGTTCAAAAGTTAAAGTTAAACCAAAGCGATCGCTAAAGGATAATTTTTCTTGTACAGTATCCCAAGCGTGAACTTCATCATTATCACTTAATTTAGGGCGATCGCTAAAAAATTCTCTAATTAAATGTCGTCGATTAGAAGTAGCATAAACAACTGTGTTATTTGCTTTGGCAGTTAAACTTCCTTCTAAAACTACTTTAAGAGCTTTAAAAGCATCATCGTCTTCTTCAAAGGATAAGTCATCGACAAAGATAATAAATTTTTGAGGTAAATTGCGTACTTGTTCAACAATTAAAGGTAACTCTTTTAGTTCTGATTTACTTACTTCAATTAATCTTAGTCCTGCTTGACTGTATTTAGTTAATAAGCCTTTAACTAAAGAAGATTTTCCTGAACCTCGACTTCCATATAATAAAACGTGCAAAGCAGGATAACCAGCCAAAAGAAATTCGGTATTTTTGATAAGGGCTTCTTTTTGTAAATCGTAACCAACAATAGTAGTTAACTCAACTAGATCGGGATTAGAAATTCCTAATAATTTTCCTTCTTGCCAGCGTAAAGCATGATATTGAGCAAAAATTCCAGTACCGTGCTGACAATAATAATTAGCTAAATCTGATATAGCTTCTGCCCAGTCGTGGTGATGGTGTAAAAAAGTAGCAAGAGAAGTTTCTAATTGCCAGGAAATAGGAGTAAAAGCCGATTGAGAAGCAACTTGTACCCACTTACTCAAATATTTGCTGTCGTATTGACAAATTTGCTGAAGTATTCGGAGATCGTGTTTAACTGCGTCAATTAAAGCGGAAGGTAACTTTTCTAGAGGAGTTGTTTGGATTTGTTGAGTGAAGGGATTATGATCCAAAAGTATTTGAGTAATCAAATAATCTTGCCAGCTTTGATTGTGTGCTGCTAAAGTTCTAAACCAATAACCATAAACTTGTAGACAATCTAGGGCTGTTCTGGGTGCGATCGCTTTTGGTGCAGTGAAGATATCATTATTATTAAAATCTTTAGATAAGGTTTTAAGAAGAGAAATAAAAACTTGACCTACTTCATGATCAAAGACAGATTGATAGATTAACAGTGATGCTATTTGCTGGAGTAAGGATTGACTGGTAGTGAAAGACGAAGATTCGTTCATCAGTAGTTACTGCTCGTTAAAATTTCAATTGGCTTCGCTTTTGGTAATAATTCTCCAGAATCATAAATGGCGACGAAGTGTCAGTTTATTCGTCGCCAGAGCGTAAATTTTTATTTACCTAATGATACTTTAAGCTTAAGAGCGTCTAATTTGATCGCTTTGACTTAGAATCAGTAAAGCTGCTACCGCGGGAATAACCACAACTAAAGCCCCAGCTAATAAACTCCATAAAAAGTTTGCTAATGAAGGAGTCATAATTTTTAAATCCTTTTTATTTGCTATAGATAATTCAGTTCATGAGGGGGTCTCCTCGACCTCTAAAGGCAAGGCATAGGCAACGCCCCGTTAATAATTCTAAAAGTTTTTTTGCCTAAACTAAAGTTTAGTTTCAATTAAATTTTTATAGAGTTAAATTTATCACGCTTTTTTAAGCGTGATCGCTTAGTTTTTACTAAACCTCTAGACAACGATACAATAAACATTAAAGTAATTTACATTCTGTAACATTGCCAAAATTAAAAGATTAATTATGGATGTTTCTAGTTTAAGTGTTTTGTTTTTAAATCTTGGTTTAGGTTTGCTGACTATTTTATTTATTTTCCGAATCGTTTTAACTTGGTATCCTCAAATAAATTTAAATAGTCTTCCTTTTAGTTTAGTCGCATTACCGACAGAACCATTGCTAAAACCTTTGAGAAAGATAGTAGCTCCCCTTGGTGGTGTAGATATCACCCCCATTATTTGGGTAGGTATCTGTACATTATTACGGGAAATACTACTAGGACAACAAGGATTAATTACAATGGCATTGCATACCCACTAGCGATCGCGCAAAGCTTACATTAGGTGTTCTTGGATAAAATTGGTATAGACTTTTCCTGCCAAAAAAGCAGGGTGGTCTAAAATTTTTTGGTGAAAGCCAATTGTCGTAGGAACTCCTGTGATCGCACATTCCCTTAACGCTCTTTTCATTCGTTTAATAGCTACTTCCCGATTTTCCCCCCAGACAATTAATTTGCCAATTAAAGAATCATAGTAAGCTGGAATTTCATAATCAGTATAGACATGAGAATCCATTCTTACTCCTGGACCGCCAGGAGGCAAATAGGCACTAATTCTACCAGGATGAGGACGAAAATTATAAGCAGGATCTTCCGCATTAATGCGACATTCAATAGCATGACCCCGCAATTCAACTTGTTGTTGATTGAGCCGTAACTTCTCTCCTTGAGCGATGCGAATTTGTTCGGCAATTAAATCCAAACCTGTAATTACTTCAGTCACTGGATGTTCTACCTGAATCCGAGTATTCATTTCCATAAAATAGAAATCACCAGACTCATCCACCAAAAACTCTACCGTTCCTGCACCGACATAATTAATCGATTTAGCTGCTTTGACCGCAGCTTCTCCCATTTTGAGCCGTAACTCTGGAGTAAGAGCCACACTGGGAGCTTCTTCTAATAATTTCTGGTGACGGCGTTGAATAGAACAATCTCTCTCACCCAGATGAATCACATTACCATGACTATCGGCTAAAATTTGAAATTCGATGTGACGAGGACAACTAATAAATTTTTCTAAATAAACGCCTCCATTCCCAAATGCAGCTTCTGCTTCTCCTTGAGCAGCTTGAAATAATCTAGTTAATTCACTTTCATCTTGAACCAAACGCATTCCTCGTCCACCACCTCCAGCAGTAGCCTTAATCATGACGGGATAACCAATTGCCGCTGCTACTATGAGTGCTTCTTGTTCGTCTCTCAATAAACCTTGACTGCCTGGGATAGTTGGTACTCCTGCCATTTGCATCGTTTTTTTGGCAGTAGATTTATCTCCCATTGCCAGAATTGCTTCTTTGCTAGGACCTATAAAAGTAAGTTGATGGTCGGCACAAATTTCTGCAAAACGAGCATTTTCGGCTAAGAAACCGTAACCTGGATGAATCGCTGTAGCATTACGAGTTAGAGCAGCAGCAATAATGTTAGGAATATTAAGATAACTTTTACCAGAAACAGGAGGACCAATACAGACACTTTCATCAGCTAACTGAACGTGAAGGGCTTGACGGTCAATAGTAGAATGTACTGCTACAGTAGCAATGCCCATTTCTGCACAAGTATGTAAGATTCTCAGGGCAATTTCTCCCCGATTAGCAATCAGAATTTTAGAAAACTGCATATGAAAGTGAATTTGATGATAGTCATGTATTAGGATAAATGGTTTTATTCCCTCAAAAAAAAATTATTGCATCGAGATGGGACAGTTCAAAGTAAAAGACTAAAAAGGAATTAGATTAAATTTCAGTTATGGTTAAATCTGAAGTCGGGGGGTCTCAGCTTTGCTGAGTCAAAGAGCGATCGCTACTCCAAGCCCACCAAGCCGTATCACATTCACACCAATAAAATTCTTGCCATTTGCGCTGATAATTTTCAACAGTCACAGGAGCGCGACGATTGAGCCACACCGCTTTGGCGCAAGCAGCATTAGCTTTACAAGTTGGACAACCAAAAGGTACAGCATGAATGGCTCTTTCTGTCCATTGAGGAGGAGTTAAGTCAAAAGCATCCATAAAAGATTAATTAGCAAGCAACAGATGATCTTAGCTTATTTTAATCATCTTGTTTTCTGGTGGTTAATTATATTTTTTCTAAATAAGATTTTGTTCTACTGTTCTATAAAACTTATCCATATAGGTTGTCGGCAACTACTAGTCCACAGGCGCACCGAACACTTGCTAATGTCGGGGAACCCACCAACGCAGTGTCCTTAATTCGGGGCGAAGCAACCCTACTTGTTATAACTTCTTCAGGTGCATTAGCTAAATTGATAGCAGCTTAGTCCCTATCTTCAGTATGACCGCAGTTAGGGTAAACAAACAGTATCTTTCAGTTTTAATCCTGAATGTGTGTTATTGCACTTTCTACTATAGAAATACGAAATTGTATAATTGAAATCTCAAAAAAAGATCATAAAGATAATTATTTGTTTAAAGACATAGCGAGCGCTCTGCACCTCGCTCCTGGGCGAGACCGCGAATGCTCTCAACACTATCATGTCTCCAAATTTATCAAGCTTGATTATAGTTCATCACCATTTCTAAACGAGATAAGGCACTCACAGCAGACTCACGGACATAAGGATCGACCGATTCATCATTGGTTAATTGAGTTAAAGTTTCTATGGCTCTAGGATCACCCATTGAACCTAAAGCATTAAGAATCGTTACAGCGATCGCAACATTATCAGTTGTTTGTAATACTTCTAGCAAAAGATCGAGTGTAGGAGAACCAACTTCCCCCAAAGCCATAATTGCAGCAATATAAACTACAGGATTAGGATCATTAATAGCTTTTTTTAGACCTTCAATTCCTTCGCTAGGTAAAGGAACTTCTGGATAGTTAACAATAATTTGTGCTAAGGCTTTGGCGCAGCTAGAGCGGACTGTAGGATTATCGCTATTGAGTAAAGACTCTACTAAAGGAGAAACTGCATCTGTCCCAATCACTCCTAAAGTTTTTACACTAGCTCGTCGATAGACAACATCTTCTGCTTCTAGATTGTTCATCAGGCGATGAATCGTTGTTTCATCCCTAACTTCTGCTATTTCTAGCATGGCTCGTTTCCGTAGATTAGGGTTGGGATGTTTTAATTGTTCAAACAAAGAATCAAGCGTCATGAATTTAATCTAATTTTACAATCACAATAACTAGAGACTCTCAGGCTGGAACTTTAACTATTTGAAGCCAAAGCAACAGACTAAGAGTCTCCATTAGCGGATAAGCATCAAGACCAATCAGCTTACTTACAACAACTATGCCTAAGACAAAGAGTTGATTACATAGTCAAGCAGAGAATTGTACTCAACTAGAGCTTGAGAAGACATATCGCGAGGAGCGCAACCGCGATTACGAGCAAAGGTTAAAGCCTCAACGTAAGGAGCGGTAGGCAGATTTAAAGAACGATAAACTTCGCGTTGACCAGCAATACCCCATTCATCTAATGGACCAGTACCACCAACAACTAAGCAGTAGTTGATTAAACGCATATAATGCTTGATATCGCGAAGACACTTATCTTTTTTAACTTGACTAGAGTTAGCTTCGCCGTCGTTATTCAAATAAGAATACTTTTTAATGCAAGCATCATAAGCTTCTTGAGCAACGTTATCAATATTGCCAGCTAATTTTTCAGCAGCTTCTAAACGAGCAGCAGCGCGTTGAAGACTACCTTGAACTGACTCAAGATCGGAAGTGCTGGGAAAGCGTCCCGCTGCATCAGCAGCAGTAACAACTGTAGTAACAACAGATTTCATGATTGTAGTTTCTCCTGAATTACTTTGAACAAAAGCTATTAGATATATACTTCTGCTAACTATGAATAAACGTTGGCTTCATTAATTAAGGGAAAAATATTAGCTTAATGCAGAAGCAACTCTGTCAAAGTAGCTAGCTGCTTCAGAACTAATAGCGGAGCAATCACCGTCTTTCATTTCCATTTTACGGAATCTCTTACCACCATTAGCTTCAGTATTAGTATTGTTGATATGAGCAACGGAAGAAGCTTTCATGATTGCAACTGCGCGAGCTGTGGATTGGAGAGGTACACCCAAAGCAGTGTAGGTTTCTTTTAACCCATTTAAACAACGGTCTTCGAGGACAGAAGCATCGCCAGATAAAATTGCATAGCTAACATAACGAAGAATAATTTCTCCATCACGTAAGCAAGCAGCCATACGACGGTTGGGGTAGCAGTTACCACCAGCTTGAATTAAGCCTTGGTTTTCGCAAATCATTCCAGCGATCGCGTCTGAAACGATACAGCTAGCATTACTAGCAATAGCGTTTACAGCATCAAGACGTTTGTTACCTTCAGCTACAAAGTTTCTGAGAGAAGCTAGTTGTTCTCCACCAATACAGGAAGTTTTAGAATCTGCTGAAACTACGGCTCTGGAAAAAGCGTCAAGCATTGAGCTCTCCTTTAATTGTGATCGATTGTAATTTGATTACTGTATTGGTCAATTACTCGTTTGACCAACCAATATAGAAGATAAAAGATGGAGGATACGACAGTCTCATTTATTAGAAACAAAGTAATAATCTGTAACGTTTGAGCAAATCTTGTTACACTTTGAGCCAATTGCGACGGGTTTTCAAGATTCTGGCTTTTAATATTTCTTAATATTATTTTGATGATTGAGATTTGCGATAGTTTTGACAATAATTTCCTAACCAAGCTATCCCAGTTAAAGAACGAACTGGAGTTACAAATAGATCTGTTTCTGGAAACTTGAGTGCAATTTGCTCTCCTGGTACTGATAAACCAAACCATTGCAACAAAGGAGAAAGTTGCTGAGGTTGAACTTCGATTTGACAAAAACCATTTAACCAAGAAAGTTGATTCTGTAATGATCCTAATGCTTCGGCTCGAACTGCATTAATTGTGGTTTGAACTTCGGGAGATTCTTGCGCGATCAATTGTTCTTGTCCAGTTCCCAAGCCTACTGCTAATTCAACACTTTCATAGAACATTGGCAGGATAAAATATTCAACTAATCCCACTACACCATTAATAATAGAAACAAATTGACCAGCTTGCAGTTGAATTGTGATATCTCCATTAGTATTAGAAACTTGGACTAATCCTGCTGGACTATTAGTAAGAACTCCAATCAAAGAAGCATTGCGATTAGGATCGTGTTGTAAAAAAAGAGCCGTTCCCTGGGATTGAACTTTTGCTTCTGGAGTTGTAATAATACTTTGTCCTTGTCCTGGACGAATCATCATTAAAGCTGCACCACTATCCAACTCAAAGTTACGTTTACCTGGAGGAAAGCGAAAAATTGTTCCTGCACCAGTTCTAACTAATGTCCCTTCATTAAAAAGTAATTCTGCACGAGAATTAGCTCCTGTACGAACGGCATCTTGAGGAACAATTGCTTCTCCTTGTTGAGCGGGATTCCAGCTAGGTTGATTTTGACGACTAAGATCGACTTGGTTACGAACCTTATATAGTTCAGCACGCTTGAGAACAGATTGAGCAGAAACAGGTTTAATTAACAAGCTAGCTATGATAATGCCAATAGCTAGTTTTTGTAAAAGGCTAAAAACTTTTTTGGTAGTCAATTGAGCAAACCCCTGCATAAAAAAAAGTCAGCAGACGTATTGAGATGGTGAGGTCGATATTTAACCTAAGCATTAACTAAATTTTCTGCATAAATAAAATTAAGCAGACATATCAATAAATGAAAGGTTATTACCAGATACCGCATTCCACCTTAACAATAAATAATAAGTTTCTACAAGCGGTTATCTATTGATGTTTCAAGATTTACTATTTTTTAACGGAGTAGTTACAACCATGTTTACCAAACAGTCTTTATTCTTAATTCCAGTTTTGATCATTGTTTCTGCTGGAGTAGCTAGTGCCAATAATATCGAAGTCAAAAATGGTCATACACAAGTTTCTATCGGTAATAACGGCATCAATATTAGAAATAACCCTTCTCCTTCTTTGATAGATCGCCTAATCAATTGGCGCGGTACACGTTCTACTTCTACTTCTTCTCAATCTCAAGTTTCTAGCTCTAGCAAATGTAGCCAAAGTAGTTCTACTTACAGCAGTAACCGTAGTACAGGTGGTGGCGTAATTAGAAGTAGTTCTTCTGCTACTACTACCACTTGTAGATAGTGCTTGTTAATTTACACTTACTTCTCTTTTCTCTATTTCCCTCAGTTGCGATCGCAAAGGACTTGACTAACAATTGTTTTAATTTATAAAAATCAATCCTAAATTAATATTTATAGATTAAATACTATGTTTAACTTAGAAAAAAATCGTGTTTAACTGTTTACAAAATTTAATATAATGATCCCATCCACGATATTAAGTATTTTTGCTCATTGTCATGATAGCGGATCAATTTCCCTGGCTTACCGCGATCGCTCTACTACCACTACTCGCTTCTTTAGCGATTCCCTTTTTACCCGATAAAGAAGGCAAACGTGTACGCTGGTATGCTTTGAGTGTAGGCGTTGCAGACTTTGTTTTAATGTGTTTTGTATTTTGGCAACATTACGATCCTAGTAATGCCGAATTTCAAATTGTAGATAATTTTAATTGGATGCCTCAGTTAGGAATGAACTGGGCAGTTTCGGTTGATGGGTTGTCTGCTCCGTTGGTACTATTAGCAGGTTTTGTTACTAGCCTATCAATTCTTTCTGCTTGGCAAGTTGATCGCAAACCTCGTCTATTTTATTTTTTAATGCTGGTATTGTATTCAGCACAAATCGGCGTGTTTATCGCGCAAGATATTCTGCTCTTTTTCATTATGTGGGAAATAGAGCTAGTGCCAGTGTATCTTTTAGTTTCGATTTGGGGTGGAGAAAAACGTCGTTATGCAGCTACTAAATTTTTGCTCTACACCGCAGCAGCTTCAATCTTTATTTTAGTAGCCGGTTTAGCAATGGCTTTTTACGGCAATAATGTTACCTTTGATCTTGCCGAATTAGGATTAAAAGATTATCCCCTTGCTTTAGAATTACCACTGTATGCAGGATTATTAATTGCGTTTGGGGTTAAATTAGCGATTTTCCCTCTTCATACTTGGTTACCCGATGCTCATGGTGAAGCTTCTGCACCTGTTTCGATGATTTTAGCTGGTGTACTTTTAAAAATGGGTGGATACGGTTTAATTCGCCTCAATTTAGAAGTATTGCCTGATGCTCACGTTTATTTCGCACCGATTCTCGCTACTTTGGGTGTGGTAAATATTATTTATGGCGCGTTTAGTTCTTTTGGGCAATCGAATATGAAACGTCGCCTAGCTTATTCATCAGTTTCTCACATGGGTTTTGTTTTGTTAGGCATTGCTTCTTTTACTGACTTAGGAATCAGTGGAGCAATGTTACAAATGCTTTCCCACGGTTTGATTGCAGCAGTCTTATTCTTCCTAACAGGAGTTACTTATGATCGCACTCATACTTTATTTATGGATAAAATGGGTGGTTTAGCTCAAGCAATGCCGAAAGTATTTGCTCTGTTTACCGTTGGTGCGATGGCATCTCTAGCGTTGCCTGGAATGAGCGGTTTTGCTAGTGAACTTGCTGTGTTTGTAGGAGTAGCTACAAGCGATATCTATAGTTCTACTTTCCGTACGGTAACTGTGATTCTGGCAGCAGTGGGATTAATCCTCACACCGATTTATTTACTCTCAATGCTTAGACAGGTATTTTACCAATCTCATACAGCACCAGCGTGTATTTTAGAAGATACGAGTTTAAAAAATAAAAATAACGATCAAGCAGTTTGTTTTGGCACAAATTGTGTCTTACCAGCGGATGCACATTTTAGTGATGCTAAACCAAGAGAAATATTTATTGCTGCTTGTTTTCTAATTATGATTATTGGGATTGGAGTTTATCCCAAGTTTACGACTCAGATGTATGACGTAAAAACTGTTGCGATTAATACTCAGATTCGTCAATCTTATACTCAGATAGCCCAAGGTAATCCTCAAATTTACGCTCAAAAATTCTTATTTCCACAAGTTGTTGAACCTGAAATAGCAACTGTGGTGAATATTTCTAAGTAAGATGATTGTCTAGAGGATGGGCATTTTTGATCAAAATTACAAACTGTTCAATCAACTAATGTCCATTAACTCTCAATAATTTAAAGTAATAGGTAATAATTTATAACTGGTAACTGGTGTACAGACGTAACATTTTACATCTCTACTGATAACTGACTCTGACTTCTGTATCATAACTGTTAAGATTTTGTTCGGTAAAAATCTCAGAGGCTAAAATAGCCGGCAGCAAAATTATCACTTGTTAATGAGTTGATAAAAAGCAGAAAAAATTGGCAAATTAAGTTCAATTAATTTAAAAAACAGCAAAATTTCTGTTTTATAGCCAATCTTTCACCTTGCTGGCTGCATCTCTTGAGGATTTTTCTAGCGTGAAACCGATTTCTAACAGTCAACCAGAACTTTCCAACACTACTCCATCATCATTACTATCTCAGTCATTACAACAATTATCAATCTTGAAACTGAAAAATAAATTACCTTTTTGGTTCAATATTGGTATGGTAATTGGGATTAGTAGTAGCGCGATCGCTTTTAGTTGGTCATGGCAACAATTAAGGTTAAGTTTACCTCAAACAGTTAGTGATTTATCTAGCTATGTTCGTCCTGATACTTTAACGATCAAAGCTGAAGATGGGACTGTCTTACAAGAAATTGGTGCAGTTACTCATGAAAAAGTTAAACTGGCTGAAGTTCCTCAAATTCTGACTCAAGCTTTGATTGCCAGCGAAGATCGTCGTTTTTATGACCATGATGGCATAGATTTTTTAGGTATTTCTAGGGCTGCTGTTAGTAATGTATTAGCAGGAAGTGTAGTTGAAGGTGGTAGTACTATTACTCAACAACTATCACGAATGGTTTATCTCAATCAGCAAAGAACGATCTGGCGCAAACTACAAGAGGTTATTATTGCTAGTCAAATTGAAGGACGATTTAATAAACAGGAAATTTTAGAATGCTATCTTAATTCAGTTTATTTTGGTGCTGGTGCTTATGGAGTAGCGGATGCAGCTTGGGTTTATTTCGGTAAGTCTTTAAACGAGTTAACTTTATCAGAAGTAGCAACTTTGGTGGGAATTGTCCCTGCACCCAGTCTTTATTCTCCGATTAACAATCCTGAGTTAGCTCAACAAAGACGTAACATTGTTTTAAATAAAATGGCGCAACAAGGATTAATCGATGGCAAAACCGTCCAAGCAGCGATCGCTTCTCCTTTAACGCTCAAGCCTCACCAACTCAAACGATTCCAAAGATTTGCTCCCTATTTTACTGATTATATTCAGAAACAACTTCCTCAATACGTCTCTCCAGACATTTTGCACGCAGGAGGTGTAGTCGTAGAAACTACTCTCAATTACCAATGGCAACAAGCAGCAGAAGATAAGATTAACGAAGCTTTAGATCGCTATGGT from Stanieria cyanosphaera PCC 7437 encodes:
- a CDS encoding coiled-coil domain-containing protein, translating into MESTKLINKILFSSIAFGVSFGVGMLVNDKDVKKALITGGLAGTAGLTGILVSNKKRTEQDNLISTSTEAEIKELQVQENQLRLSISEKTNRMQEVEANINSLQTEHDQLLSIIADLNGQKQQLETEVNHWQTQIQEIEPQKQQLEAESQNLQAQIQQLQEQQEQYNHNLASLQLEKQELEAHLAAQHSQLEQFTYQADQIQQENINQSISEFENQKQQLEAESQNLQAQIQQLQEQYNHNLASLQLEKQELEAHLAAQYSQLEQFTYQVAQAQQQQQEFNQSIIELEEQKQQLLLDNQHLQTAIESQEQLEPIFTSTKANIENYIEDQDQPAEAEEVNEFVNLPVSFSNELTNTQEFFDLSTQLDATNTNFSDQTDLTEDSLTALMPESETDLSQTDLEALMFETETDSSNEQFEEPNLSDSDLDALMSEAEADSSDELFESEDLTALMPESETDLSQTDLEALMFESEADSSNELFEQFEEPNLSDSDLDALMSEAEADSSDELFESEDLTVLMPESETDLLQTDLEALMSEAESDSSDELFESEDLTALIPESETDLSDSDLEALMSEAKSDSNNKIVLKEFDQMEEKLDQLDNLVDSVTKASFDEFKDLLDSTQETEDELDLDDWEISKITNS
- a CDS encoding ATP-binding protein, whose translation is MNESSSFTTSQSLLQQIASLLIYQSVFDHEVGQVFISLLKTLSKDFNNNDIFTAPKAIAPRTALDCLQVYGYWFRTLAAHNQSWQDYLITQILLDHNPFTQQIQTTPLEKLPSALIDAVKHDLRILQQICQYDSKYLSKWVQVASQSAFTPISWQLETSLATFLHHHHDWAEAISDLANYYCQHGTGIFAQYHALRWQEGKLLGISNPDLVELTTIVGYDLQKEALIKNTEFLLAGYPALHVLLYGSRGSGKSSLVKGLLTKYSQAGLRLIEVSKSELKELPLIVEQVRNLPQKFIIFVDDLSFEEDDDAFKALKVVLEGSLTAKANNTVVYATSNRRHLIREFFSDRPKLSDNDEVHAWDTVQEKLSFSDRFGLTLTFEPANQDTYLQIIKHLAQQANINFPQEQLEFRAKQWATRHNGRSGRTARQFIDYLKAELAITQSD
- the psbX gene encoding photosystem II reaction center X protein, whose translation is MTPSLANFLWSLLAGALVVVIPAVAALLILSQSDQIRRS
- a CDS encoding YggT family protein; this translates as MDVSSLSVLFLNLGLGLLTILFIFRIVLTWYPQINLNSLPFSLVALPTEPLLKPLRKIVAPLGGVDITPIIWVGICTLLREILLGQQGLITMALHTH
- the accC gene encoding acetyl-CoA carboxylase biotin carboxylase subunit encodes the protein MQFSKILIANRGEIALRILHTCAEMGIATVAVHSTIDRQALHVQLADESVCIGPPVSGKSYLNIPNIIAAALTRNATAIHPGYGFLAENARFAEICADHQLTFIGPSKEAILAMGDKSTAKKTMQMAGVPTIPGSQGLLRDEQEALIVAAAIGYPVMIKATAGGGGRGMRLVQDESELTRLFQAAQGEAEAAFGNGGVYLEKFISCPRHIEFQILADSHGNVIHLGERDCSIQRRHQKLLEEAPSVALTPELRLKMGEAAVKAAKSINYVGAGTVEFLVDESGDFYFMEMNTRIQVEHPVTEVITGLDLIAEQIRIAQGEKLRLNQQQVELRGHAIECRINAEDPAYNFRPHPGRISAYLPPGGPGVRMDSHVYTDYEIPAYYDSLIGKLIVWGENREVAIKRMKRALRECAITGVPTTIGFHQKILDHPAFLAGKVYTNFIQEHLM
- a CDS encoding HEAT repeat domain-containing protein, with the translated sequence MTLDSLFEQLKHPNPNLRKRAMLEIAEVRDETTIHRLMNNLEAEDVVYRRASVKTLGVIGTDAVSPLVESLLNSDNPTVRSSCAKALAQIIVNYPEVPLPSEGIEGLKKAINDPNPVVYIAAIMALGEVGSPTLDLLLEVLQTTDNVAIAVTILNALGSMGDPRAIETLTQLTNDESVDPYVRESAVSALSRLEMVMNYNQA
- a CDS encoding globin family protein, whose amino-acid sequence is MKSVVTTVVTAADAAGRFPSTSDLESVQGSLQRAAARLEAAEKLAGNIDNVAQEAYDACIKKYSYLNNDGEANSSQVKKDKCLRDIKHYMRLINYCLVVGGTGPLDEWGIAGQREVYRSLNLPTAPYVEALTFARNRGCAPRDMSSQALVEYNSLLDYVINSLS
- a CDS encoding globin family protein; this encodes MLDAFSRAVVSADSKTSCIGGEQLASLRNFVAEGNKRLDAVNAIASNASCIVSDAIAGMICENQGLIQAGGNCYPNRRMAACLRDGEIILRYVSYAILSGDASVLEDRCLNGLKETYTALGVPLQSTARAVAIMKASSVAHINNTNTEANGGKRFRKMEMKDGDCSAISSEAASYFDRVASALS
- a CDS encoding FecR family protein; this translates as MQGFAQLTTKKVFSLLQKLAIGIIIASLLIKPVSAQSVLKRAELYKVRNQVDLSRQNQPSWNPAQQGEAIVPQDAVRTGANSRAELLFNEGTLVRTGAGTIFRFPPGKRNFELDSGAALMMIRPGQGQSIITTPEAKVQSQGTALFLQHDPNRNASLIGVLTNSPAGLVQVSNTNGDITIQLQAGQFVSIINGVVGLVEYFILPMFYESVELAVGLGTGQEQLIAQESPEVQTTINAVRAEALGSLQNQLSWLNGFCQIEVQPQQLSPLLQWFGLSVPGEQIALKFPETDLFVTPVRSLTGIAWLGNYCQNYRKSQSSK